One window of the Polypterus senegalus isolate Bchr_013 chromosome 18, ASM1683550v1, whole genome shotgun sequence genome contains the following:
- the LOC120518408 gene encoding paraneoplastic antigen Ma1 homolog gives MDLVKTVEWGRKENVNLLRAIVLSNVPLCTSDDTIGKVLNTVKVFGRTKICSRRGDVTGRWLFILVEASADLEPDVIPPKIGIENEVGPWSVHLVCSLVAQNPAPEGDSFQLKLQALLQQEGKSMDEVRALIMGKQSPKSDLSVDLVDAIEKLVDRCNQVPNDSPGYRKLRLFSGLKPVPPGEEEYEIWMEQAAQMISEWQCPEAAKKQRVVESLRGPAADMVRFLKVSNPSATADEYLAALETAYGTTESGFDLMATFRHTYQESGEKLSVFLYRLDKLLHKALLKGGIDAVGINRARMEQLIKGALTNDMVALRIRMTHILQSPPSFSQLMKEIREEEHWVAARDSVKASVATVVSPQASVPSELQNLKKEVKELSSQVSQLLNVTTLPGGFECNPPKTPSNRAERVNQGNSQKAKPTSMIFCYKCGEDGHKKWECKAPEDLRKVNQRLMGMQRLQGNGAGAQ, from the coding sequence ATGGATCTGGTTAAGACTGTTGAGTGGGGTAGAAAAGAGAATGTTAATCTCTTGCGTGCCATTGTTTTGAGCAATGTTCCTTTATGCACTAGTGATGACACTATTGGGAAAGTGTTAAATACCGTCAAAGTTTTTGGTCGCACAAAAATATGTAGCCGTCGTGGTGATGTAACTGGTAGATGGTTGTTCATTCTCGTGGAGGCCAGTGCTGATTTAGAACCAGATGTGATACCTCCCAAGATAGGCATAGAAAATGAGGTTGGGCCCTGGAGCGTCCACTTAGTGTGCAGTCTAGTAGCTCAAAATCCGGCCCCTGAAGGTGATTCCTTTCAGCTCAAACTGCAGGCATTGTTGCAGCAGGAGGGTAAGTCTATGGATGAAGTGCGGGCATTGATCATGGGAAAACAGTCTCCCAAATCTGATCTCAGTGTGGACCTTGTTGATGCTATAGAAAAACTAGTAGATCGGTGCAACCAAGTTCCCAATGATAGTCCCGGCTATAGAAAACTAAGATTGTTTTCTGGGCTGAAACCTGTCCCTCCAGGTGAAGAGGAGTATGAAATCTGGATGGAACAGGCTGCACAAATGATAAGTGAATGGCAGTGCCCTGAAGCTGCAAAGAAACAACGTGTCGTAGAAAGTTTACGAGGCCCTGCGGCTGATATGGTCAGGTTTTTAAAAGTGAGTAATCCATCTGCGACTGCAGATGAGTACTTAGCTGCCCTTGAAACCGCATATGGAACTACGGAGAGTGGATTTGACCTTATGGCTACGTTTCGTCACACTTACCAGGAAAGTGGAGAGAAACTTTCAGTTTTCCTGTATCGCCTAGACAAACTTCTCCACAAAGCATTGTTAAAGGGTGGGATTGATGCAGTCGGCATCAATAGAGCTAGAATGGAACAGCTAATTAAGGGTGCACTTACCAATGATATGGTTGCGTTGCGAATTAGAATGACTCACATTTTGCAAAGTCCTCcatctttttcacaattaatgaAGGAAATACGTGAGGAGGAACACTGGGTGGCTGCAAGGGATAGCGTTAAAGCTTCTGTTGCCACTGTTGTCTCTCCCCAGGCATCCGTGCCTTCTGAGTTACAAAACCTGAAGAAGGAGGTTAAAGAGTTGTCTTCCCAGGTTAGTCAGCTGTTGAACGTGACTACTTTGCCTGGTGGTTTTGAGTGTAATCCTCCGAAGACACCTAGTAACCGCGCAGAGAGGGTAAATCAAGGCAACTCCCAAAAAGCTAAACCTACTAGTATGATCTTTTGCTATAAATGTGGGGAAGACGGGCATAAGAAGTGGGAGTGCAAAGCACCTGAAGATCTCAGAAAAGTGAATCAAAGGCTGATGGGGATGCAGCGCCTGCAGGGAAACGGGGCAGGAGCTCAGTAA